A region of Nitrospinota bacterium DNA encodes the following proteins:
- a CDS encoding V-type ATP synthase subunit A — MTASGGRIIKVSGPAVVAGGMFGCFMSEVALVGSEKLMGEIIRIEGDTAVIQVYEDTMGLTVGDPVERLGELLSVELGPGLIGSIFDGIQRPLPRLAERWGDFIQRGARVKRLDRNRKWKFTPSVKPGDHVEWGMVVGTVPETPRVTHRIMVPKDVSGVVATVAVGELTVEETAVTLTNGQRITLRQKWNVREPRPRLERLPLNTPLITGQRVIDTLFPIAEGGAAIIPGGFGSGKTVLEQTIAKYAQADIIIYVGCGERGNEMADTLSQLPKLIDPHTGRPLMERTILIANTSNMPVAAREASIYTGMAIAEYYRDMGYKVTVLADSTSRWAEALREMSSRLEEIPGEEGYPTYLASRLGAFYERAGRARLLGRPEETGSVTVIGAVSPPGGDFSEPVTQASLRMASTFWGLDYDLAHQRHFPAINWRISFSLTYPSLGTWYQQNVSPAWREMVSSIHATLQKEEELSEVVKIVGMDSLEDREKVILEGARLLREGYLRQSSASPADAYCSTRRQALMLDAYLFFVEKMADAVDKGLTAEMVMKFAGMEQVMRLKEVAEDELEALIGELKAAFVRYVESERR, encoded by the coding sequence GTGACGGCAAGCGGCGGCCGCATAATAAAAGTTTCCGGCCCGGCGGTGGTGGCCGGGGGGATGTTCGGCTGTTTTATGAGCGAGGTGGCCCTGGTGGGCTCCGAAAAACTCATGGGGGAGATCATCCGCATAGAGGGGGACACGGCGGTGATCCAGGTGTATGAAGACACAATGGGCCTTACCGTGGGTGACCCGGTGGAGCGGCTTGGCGAGCTTCTCTCGGTGGAACTGGGGCCGGGCCTGATAGGCTCCATATTCGATGGCATCCAGCGCCCTTTGCCCAGGCTTGCGGAGCGCTGGGGGGATTTCATACAGCGCGGCGCCCGCGTAAAAAGGCTGGACCGTAACAGGAAATGGAAGTTCACCCCATCGGTGAAACCGGGTGACCATGTGGAGTGGGGCATGGTGGTGGGAACTGTTCCTGAAACGCCAAGGGTGACCCACCGCATTATGGTTCCCAAAGATGTTTCCGGCGTGGTGGCCACGGTGGCTGTTGGGGAGCTTACGGTGGAAGAGACGGCGGTTACCCTCACCAACGGCCAGCGGATAACCCTGCGGCAGAAATGGAACGTGCGCGAGCCCAGGCCCCGGCTGGAGCGTCTGCCGCTCAACACGCCCCTTATCACCGGCCAGCGGGTCATAGACACTCTGTTCCCCATCGCCGAGGGGGGCGCGGCCATAATACCCGGAGGGTTCGGCTCCGGCAAGACGGTTTTGGAGCAGACCATAGCCAAATACGCCCAGGCGGACATAATCATATACGTCGGTTGCGGCGAGCGGGGAAACGAGATGGCCGATACGTTAAGCCAGCTTCCCAAGCTTATAGACCCCCACACCGGCAGGCCGCTTATGGAGCGCACCATCCTCATCGCCAACACATCCAACATGCCCGTGGCCGCGCGGGAGGCCTCCATATACACCGGCATGGCCATCGCCGAATATTACCGGGACATGGGTTACAAGGTGACCGTGCTGGCCGACAGCACCTCCCGCTGGGCCGAGGCATTGCGGGAGATGTCCTCGCGGCTGGAGGAAATACCGGGGGAAGAAGGGTACCCCACTTATCTTGCTTCCCGGCTGGGGGCGTTTTACGAGAGGGCCGGACGGGCGAGGCTTTTGGGCAGGCCGGAGGAGACAGGCTCCGTCACCGTGATAGGCGCCGTGTCGCCGCCGGGGGGGGATTTTTCTGAGCCGGTCACCCAGGCGTCGTTGAGGATGGCCTCCACGTTCTGGGGGCTAGATTACGACCTGGCGCACCAGCGGCATTTCCCGGCCATAAACTGGCGCATATCATTCAGCCTCACCTATCCATCGCTGGGGACGTGGTACCAGCAGAACGTGAGCCCGGCATGGCGGGAGATGGTGAGCAGTATCCACGCCACGCTCCAGAAAGAGGAGGAGCTTTCGGAGGTGGTGAAGATAGTCGGTATGGATTCGCTGGAGGACAGGGAGAAAGTCATCCTTGAAGGGGCCCGGCTCCTGCGCGAGGGGTATCTGCGGCAAAGCTCCGCCAGCCCCGCCGACGCTTATTGCTCCACCCGGCGCCAGGCGTTGATGCTGGACGCGTATCTTTTCTTTGTGGAGAAAATGGCGGACGCCGTGGACAAGGGGCTGACGGCGGAGATGGTGATGAAGTTCGCCGGAATGGAGCAGGTGATGAGGCTCAAGGAGGTTGCCGAAGACGAACTGGAAGCGCTTATAGGCGAGCTTAAAGCCGCTTTCGTCCGGTACGTGGAAAGCGAAAGGAGATAG
- a CDS encoding V-type ATP synthase subunit D, protein MEARVRTGRLELLRLRDRRKLVARGISILTSKRDALLMEFKGVVRQVRDLRKMLDDKILTAERALNVARAMEPAHSLLTESLAAERDISFNVALRNVWGVKIATVDFPEERRTPFERGSAPGHRSPAVDEAAGLFEDVLPALAQSAAAESRLLSIGGAIRNATRRVNALERKVEPEIKSTMERIMAQLEERAREETFRLKRFKSIKERG, encoded by the coding sequence ATGGAAGCGCGGGTTCGAACCGGGCGGCTGGAACTGTTAAGGCTCCGGGACCGCAGGAAACTGGTGGCCCGTGGCATAAGCATCCTCACCAGCAAACGGGACGCCCTGCTAATGGAGTTTAAAGGGGTGGTACGGCAGGTGCGCGACCTCCGGAAGATGCTGGACGACAAGATCCTCACCGCCGAACGGGCGCTGAACGTGGCCAGGGCCATGGAGCCCGCCCATTCGCTCCTCACCGAGTCTTTGGCGGCGGAACGGGACATTTCGTTCAACGTGGCCCTGCGGAACGTGTGGGGGGTGAAAATCGCCACGGTGGATTTCCCGGAAGAGCGCCGGACACCGTTCGAGCGCGGATCGGCCCCCGGTCATAGGAGTCCGGCGGTGGACGAGGCGGCGGGGCTATTCGAGGACGTTCTTCCCGCGCTGGCCCAGAGCGCCGCGGCGGAAAGCAGGCTACTGTCCATCGGCGGGGCCATACGCAACGCCACCCGGCGCGTGAACGCGCTGGAGCGGAAAGTGGAGCCGGAGATAAAGTCCACCATGGAGCGCATCATGGCCCAGCTGGAGGAGCGGGCGCGGGAAGAAACCTTCCGGCTGAAACGGTTCAAGTCCATCAAGGAACGGGGCTGA
- a CDS encoding SGNH/GDSL hydrolase family protein, with translation MRAGDSLIPAQLPGPLDLWAGGAPKTIHIENPYPGGTILTISTLDSHEAAPPMLDVLANGATVASVQTEKGRGLPDSLWESEGKSAEYTVELPAMGSGRVIAIRSVTGSWIALDSVNIRPMPEAWEVWRHIPQYWAKWILAVSLMALALYILPVAGRELQKSPIIKKAFFGVAMALSTLALAEGMAAIFFHYTKDRFSFYDFSSYLLDGKTATRLAKSYDRQLGWRPLYQTPFGERPRPVEYPTGFMATFGDSFTHCDQVDDDETWETYLAARLNKNVYNFGVGGYGTDQAYLAFKRHWPKVKTKVAALCLVPENISRVANVYRKFYYPATKGAMAKPRFIMEDGKLKLIPNPVENAGEIKKLGDPAFLEKIGRNDFWYIYNQRDYPVFGFPYLKIFLNKRFWLEVYYLKGNKQIDDMIARPAHLQDIWRSREVDVLFGIFDAFVADARAMGVEPVIAVLPTKDEAEYYWAEKRGSFPVEKITAYCGEKGYRVFNGVEGMARNARNQDDIDSYFIGHASPLGNRLVAEAFYEYLKNAGLVTPG, from the coding sequence GTGAGGGCGGGAGATTCATTAATCCCGGCCCAACTGCCGGGCCCGCTGGACCTATGGGCTGGCGGCGCGCCGAAGACAATCCATATCGAGAATCCATATCCAGGTGGAACTATTTTGACCATTTCAACGCTGGACAGCCACGAGGCCGCCCCGCCTATGCTGGACGTTCTGGCTAACGGCGCAACGGTAGCCAGCGTTCAGACCGAAAAAGGCCGGGGCCTTCCGGACTCCCTGTGGGAAAGCGAAGGCAAATCGGCGGAGTACACGGTGGAACTCCCCGCCATGGGAAGCGGTAGAGTTATTGCCATCCGCTCTGTAACCGGCTCCTGGATAGCGCTGGATAGCGTTAACATCCGGCCCATGCCTGAGGCGTGGGAAGTATGGCGGCACATCCCCCAATATTGGGCCAAATGGATTTTGGCGGTTTCCCTGATGGCGCTGGCGCTCTACATTCTGCCGGTGGCTGGAAGGGAGTTGCAAAAATCCCCAATTATAAAAAAAGCGTTTTTCGGTGTGGCCATGGCGCTTTCAACGCTTGCCCTGGCCGAGGGAATGGCGGCCATTTTCTTCCATTACACGAAAGACAGGTTTTCGTTCTACGATTTCTCCAGTTACCTGTTGGACGGGAAAACCGCCACCCGCCTGGCTAAAAGTTACGACAGGCAGTTGGGCTGGCGCCCGCTTTATCAAACCCCGTTCGGTGAGCGGCCCCGGCCCGTGGAGTACCCCACAGGTTTCATGGCCACATTCGGCGACTCCTTCACCCATTGCGACCAGGTGGACGATGATGAGACTTGGGAGACCTACCTTGCGGCCAGGCTCAACAAAAACGTTTATAACTTCGGCGTGGGCGGGTACGGCACCGACCAGGCTTATCTGGCGTTCAAACGGCACTGGCCGAAGGTGAAAACCAAAGTGGCCGCGCTGTGCCTTGTGCCGGAGAACATAAGCCGGGTGGCCAACGTGTACCGCAAGTTCTACTATCCGGCCACCAAAGGCGCCATGGCAAAGCCACGTTTCATTATGGAAGACGGGAAGCTTAAGCTAATCCCAAACCCGGTGGAAAACGCGGGGGAGATAAAGAAACTGGGCGACCCGGCGTTCCTTGAGAAGATAGGGCGGAACGATTTCTGGTACATCTACAACCAGCGGGATTATCCGGTTTTCGGGTTCCCTTACCTGAAGATTTTCCTGAACAAGCGGTTCTGGCTGGAGGTTTACTATCTGAAAGGCAATAAACAGATAGACGACATGATAGCCCGCCCGGCCCATCTGCAAGACATCTGGCGCTCCAGAGAAGTGGATGTGCTTTTCGGGATATTCGACGCTTTCGTGGCCGACGCCCGCGCCATGGGGGTCGAGCCGGTGATAGCCGTTCTGCCCACAAAAGACGAGGCGGAATATTATTGGGCGGAAAAGCGGGGAAGCTTCCCCGTTGAAAAAATCACTGCGTATTGCGGGGAAAAGGGGTATCGCGTTTTCAACGGCGTGGAAGGCATGGCGCGAAACGCGCGTAACCAGGACGATATAGACTCGTATTTCATAGGCCACGCGTCGCCGCTGGGGAACCGGCTGGTGGCGGAGGCGTTTTACGAATATTTAAAGAACGCGGGGTTGGTTACGCCCGGCTAA
- a CDS encoding V-type ATP synthase subunit B — translation MGGDLLSRQFGTIDSVKGPLVFIRRAERAAQGDIVSIVIGEGDTRPAQIIEISEKWAVAQVFGPTGRINPDTTLVWFSEEGAKVDLSPLLLGRVFSGGGQPLDGLPKPPPMARRDINGSALNPTRRAMPKDFIQTGVSAIDGMNTLVRGQKLPIFSGAGLPANEIATMIIANAGVSGPGERFALVFAGMGITSREADYFKQAFEYSGAIEHSVVFLNLADDPVIERLLTPRFALTTAEYLAFDLGMQVLVALTDMTHYCNALREVSSSREEIPGRRGYPGYMYTDLAGIYERAGRIEGKVGSVTQLPILTMPDDDITHPVPDLTGYITEGQIVLDRGLSRKGVFPPINVLPSLSRLMDHGIGAGRTREDHRQWSDQIYMCYARGEEQRRVAAIIGEEGLSDMDRVYLKFAEAFEREFLNQGEISRSIEETLAEGWRLLSILPESELVRISRDNIQKYGKRNG, via the coding sequence ATGGGTGGCGATCTTCTTTCAAGGCAGTTTGGCACGATAGACTCGGTGAAGGGCCCGCTGGTGTTCATACGCCGGGCGGAACGGGCCGCCCAAGGCGACATAGTGAGCATTGTCATCGGCGAGGGGGACACGCGGCCCGCGCAGATTATCGAGATAAGCGAGAAATGGGCCGTGGCGCAGGTGTTCGGCCCCACGGGAAGGATAAACCCGGACACCACGCTGGTGTGGTTCTCCGAAGAGGGGGCCAAGGTGGACTTGTCGCCTCTCCTGCTGGGCCGGGTTTTTTCCGGAGGCGGCCAGCCGCTGGACGGCCTGCCCAAACCGCCGCCCATGGCGCGCCGGGACATTAACGGCTCCGCGTTAAACCCCACCCGCCGGGCAATGCCGAAAGATTTCATTCAAACCGGCGTTTCCGCCATAGATGGCATGAACACCCTGGTTCGCGGCCAGAAACTTCCCATCTTCTCCGGAGCGGGCCTTCCCGCCAACGAAATCGCCACCATGATAATCGCCAACGCTGGCGTCAGCGGGCCGGGGGAGCGGTTCGCCCTGGTTTTCGCGGGAATGGGGATAACCTCGCGGGAGGCCGATTATTTCAAGCAGGCGTTTGAATATTCCGGCGCCATAGAACATTCGGTGGTGTTCCTGAACCTGGCGGATGACCCGGTGATAGAGCGGTTACTCACGCCCCGGTTCGCGCTGACCACGGCGGAGTACCTGGCGTTCGACCTGGGGATGCAGGTGCTGGTGGCCCTCACGGACATGACCCATTACTGTAACGCCCTGCGCGAAGTATCGTCTTCCCGCGAGGAAATTCCCGGGCGGCGCGGGTATCCGGGTTATATGTACACCGACCTGGCGGGGATATACGAGCGGGCGGGGCGCATTGAAGGTAAAGTTGGCTCCGTCACCCAATTGCCCATATTGACCATGCCCGACGACGACATAACCCACCCCGTGCCGGACCTGACCGGTTACATAACTGAAGGCCAGATAGTGCTGGACCGGGGGTTAAGCAGGAAAGGGGTGTTCCCGCCCATTAACGTGTTGCCCAGCCTCTCGCGGCTGATGGACCACGGAATCGGCGCGGGGAGGACCAGGGAGGATCACAGACAATGGTCAGACCAGATATATATGTGCTACGCCCGGGGGGAAGAGCAGAGGCGCGTGGCCGCCATCATCGGTGAAGAGGGTTTGTCGGACATGGACCGGGTGTACCTGAAATTCGCCGAGGCGTTCGAACGGGAATTTTTAAACCAGGGGGAGATAAGCAGATCCATCGAGGAAACGCTGGCGGAAGGGTGGAGGCTTCTTTCCATCCTGCCGGAAAGCGAACTGGTGCGTATAAGCCGGGACAACATCCAGAAATACGGCAAGCGGAACGGATAA
- a CDS encoding PAS domain S-box protein, whose protein sequence is MKKAGQKAATSGKPGRPAAGKKAPARAAKSAPARKTAPKAPSAPKGRKNDKYRILLENASDAILLADMEGKLKGANKKACQMLGYTSREIEKLHFTDIHPPETLEHAKNSFKEMAQTGFVYYHDGSILRKDGRRLPVDITATIVEIGGEKVAQGIFRDATVRKEAERALAESERKFRTSFENSTMGKALVSLNGEFIQVNNSFCWMLGYTRQELAGRLFQEFTHPDDLPAHLNFIRKIVGGHLESYQLEKRFTHKSGSTIWVILGVSMVIDPNGAPASLLFEAQDITQWKEYELELERRKNQLEDLTQERSAEVMEINDRLMRENAGRRAVEEALRRSEESLAIAQKITHIGNWDWDISANTLFWSDEIYRIFGLEPQEFGANYEAFVSYVHPEDRHVVQNEVEKALADPTGYYFVEHRVTRPGGEIRHVREEGQVFRDAAGAPTRMIGTVHDITEWKKYEERLVLATKVFENAAEGVMVTSDTGIIQFVNPAFTSITGYVPEEAIGHQPKILRSDRHSKDFYEDMWKTLTREGKWQGEIWNRRKDGEPYPEWLTITSIKDKMGRTTQYAAVFYDITELKRSQERIKYQANHDALTGLPNRTLFHDRLAVAMAHAHRHERKLAVLFIDLDNFKNINDSLGHAVGDILLQNIASRFALCAREEDTIARIGGDEFVILLEEIESEEAPLNVARRIIQTVSEPMYIRGHELYAGASIGVTIYPADGEDAETLLKNADTAMYRAKERGKNNFQLFTPSMNEKVVRRLGLENSLRKALDRDEMRVFYQPKVDVITRKLIGAEALLRWTPAGSKPVSPMEFIPVAEETGLIIRIGEWVMRATCDRTRRWMDMGWDSLVVSVNISARQLDQREFLDSTRAILEETALPPKMLEFEITESAVMSNINHAIDIMNRATQMGIGVSMDDFGTGYSSLSQLKKLPLNQLKIDKSFIHDVPEDKNAVAISLAIISMAHSMGMKVVAEGVETEEQLNFLKEHRCDTIQGYYFAKPMPAEEFEELLRRGGQF, encoded by the coding sequence TTGAAAAAAGCCGGTCAAAAGGCCGCAACCAGCGGGAAACCCGGCCGCCCGGCCGCCGGGAAAAAAGCTCCCGCCCGCGCGGCGAAATCCGCGCCCGCCAGGAAAACGGCTCCCAAGGCGCCATCCGCCCCCAAAGGGAGAAAGAACGACAAATACCGGATCCTCCTGGAGAACGCCTCGGACGCCATCTTGCTTGCGGACATGGAGGGGAAATTAAAGGGGGCCAACAAGAAAGCCTGCCAGATGCTGGGCTATACCTCCCGTGAGATCGAGAAGCTCCATTTTACGGACATCCATCCTCCGGAAACCCTGGAACACGCCAAGAACAGTTTTAAGGAGATGGCGCAAACCGGTTTTGTCTATTACCACGACGGCTCGATATTGCGCAAAGACGGCCGCAGGCTTCCGGTGGACATCACCGCCACAATCGTTGAGATAGGCGGTGAGAAGGTAGCCCAGGGCATCTTCCGGGACGCAACCGTAAGGAAAGAAGCCGAACGGGCGCTGGCTGAAAGCGAGCGGAAGTTCCGGACATCCTTTGAAAACTCCACCATGGGCAAAGCCCTGGTATCGCTCAACGGCGAATTCATACAGGTCAATAATTCCTTCTGCTGGATGCTGGGTTATACCCGCCAGGAACTGGCCGGAAGGCTTTTCCAGGAATTCACCCATCCGGACGACCTTCCAGCCCACCTCAATTTCATAAGGAAAATAGTTGGGGGCCATCTGGAAAGCTACCAGCTGGAGAAACGTTTCACCCACAAGAGCGGCTCCACAATCTGGGTGATCCTTGGGGTATCAATGGTGATAGACCCCAACGGCGCGCCCGCAAGCCTGCTTTTCGAGGCGCAAGACATCACCCAATGGAAAGAATATGAGCTGGAACTGGAACGGCGCAAAAACCAGCTTGAAGACCTGACGCAGGAGCGGTCCGCCGAGGTGATGGAGATAAACGATCGCTTGATGCGCGAGAACGCCGGGCGGCGGGCGGTGGAGGAGGCCCTCCGCCGGAGCGAGGAGAGTCTGGCCATCGCCCAGAAAATAACCCACATCGGCAATTGGGACTGGGACATAAGCGCCAACACCCTGTTCTGGTCGGACGAGATATACAGGATATTCGGCCTGGAGCCCCAGGAGTTCGGCGCCAATTACGAGGCGTTCGTAAGCTACGTCCACCCGGAAGACCGGCATGTGGTGCAAAATGAAGTTGAAAAAGCGCTGGCCGACCCCACTGGCTACTATTTCGTGGAACACCGGGTGACGCGGCCCGGCGGGGAAATACGCCATGTCCGGGAAGAAGGGCAGGTGTTCCGGGACGCCGCTGGCGCTCCAACCCGCATGATCGGCACCGTGCATGACATCACCGAATGGAAAAAATACGAAGAGCGGCTGGTGCTGGCCACGAAAGTTTTCGAGAACGCCGCCGAGGGGGTGATGGTCACCAGCGACACGGGAATAATACAGTTCGTCAATCCGGCGTTCACATCCATCACCGGGTATGTGCCGGAGGAGGCCATCGGCCATCAGCCTAAGATCCTGCGGTCCGACAGGCACTCAAAAGACTTCTACGAGGATATGTGGAAAACCCTCACCCGGGAAGGCAAATGGCAGGGGGAGATATGGAACCGCCGCAAGGATGGGGAGCCTTACCCGGAATGGCTCACCATAACCTCCATCAAGGACAAGATGGGGCGCACCACCCAGTACGCCGCGGTTTTCTACGATATCACCGAGCTTAAACGGTCGCAGGAGCGCATAAAATACCAGGCCAACCACGACGCCCTTACGGGCCTGCCGAACCGGACGCTGTTCCACGACCGGCTGGCTGTGGCCATGGCCCATGCCCACCGGCACGAACGCAAGCTGGCGGTTTTGTTCATAGACCTGGACAACTTCAAGAACATCAACGACAGCCTGGGCCACGCTGTGGGGGATATTTTGCTCCAGAACATAGCCTCCCGCTTCGCCTTGTGCGCCCGGGAGGAAGACACCATCGCCAGGATCGGCGGGGACGAGTTCGTTATCCTTTTGGAGGAGATAGAAAGCGAAGAGGCGCCGCTGAATGTTGCCCGGCGCATAATACAAACCGTTTCAGAGCCCATGTACATCCGTGGGCATGAGCTTTACGCCGGAGCCTCCATAGGCGTCACCATATATCCGGCGGACGGGGAAGACGCCGAAACCCTGCTGAAAAACGCAGACACCGCCATGTACCGCGCCAAGGAGCGGGGCAAGAACAATTTCCAACTCTTTACACCATCCATGAACGAGAAGGTGGTGCGCAGGCTGGGGCTGGAGAACAGCCTTCGAAAGGCGCTGGACCGGGACGAGATGCGGGTTTTCTATCAGCCGAAGGTGGACGTGATCACAAGAAAACTCATCGGGGCCGAAGCGCTTCTGCGGTGGACGCCAGCCGGATCCAAGCCTGTGTCACCCATGGAGTTTATCCCCGTGGCCGAGGAGACGGGCCTTATAATCCGAATCGGTGAATGGGTCATGCGCGCCACCTGCGACAGGACCCGGCGATGGATGGACATGGGGTGGGACAGCTTGGTGGTCTCTGTCAACATTTCCGCCCGCCAGCTGGACCAAAGGGAATTTTTAGACTCTACCCGCGCCATTTTGGAAGAGACGGCCCTGCCGCCGAAAATGCTGGAGTTTGAGATAACCGAAAGCGCGGTGATGAGCAACATTAACCACGCCATAGACATAATGAACCGGGCCACGCAAATGGGCATAGGCGTGTCTATGGACGATTTCGGCACCGGCTATTCCAGCCTTAGCCAGCTTAAAAAATTGCCGTTGAACCAGCTGAAGATAGACAAGTCTTTCATCCACGACGTGCCGGAAGACAAGAACGCCGTGGCCATATCGCTGGCCATAATCTCCATGGCGCACAGCATGGGGATGAAAGTGGTGGCCGAAGGGGTGGAGACGGAAGAACAGCTCAATTTTTTAAAAGAGCACCGTTGCGACACCATACAGGGTTACTATTTCGCCAAACCCATGCCAGCCGAGGAGTTCGAGGAGCTGTTGCGGCGCGGCGGCCAGTTTTAG